The nucleotide sequence AATGAAAAAGAAGAAGGTCGTCTTATTCAAAACCCCAATTATGACATCCCTTCTCTGCCACTTCACACCTCGGAACGCACGTTCTTATAGAGATAAACGCTCTTTCACATCTTCTTAACCCGAAATGGATGGGGAGAGGAAAGGTTCCTTTTTTTGAGGGTACTCCCGGGAACAGATCCAGTGGAGACGGGGTGGGGCCTGTAGCTCAGAGGATTAGAGCACGTGGCTACGAACCACGGTGTCGGGGGTTCGAATCCCTCCTCGCCCACAACCGGCCCAAAAGGGAAGTCTCTTTCCCTCTGGGGGTAGGAAAATCATGATCGGGATAGCGGACCAAAAGCTATGGAACTTGGGTGTGGGTCTTTGGAATGGCTTTTTCTTTTTATTTATCGTGAATGACGGACTCATTACACATAGTATGCCCCCGGCCCATCAGCGTATTCTTTTGTTTTACGCCCCGTAACTCTTCTTCAGCCAGGCTTGGGCAGAATAGGCGAGCAAGTACAAGTATTAGTAGCATAACAAAAATGCCTGCCTCGTCATTAATATGTTTGCTCGCGGCAATTGTGAACTCTCGGGAGAATCGATGACTGCATCTTTGATGCAGTGCTAATACACCTGAGAATTATTAATTGGCTAGTTGTAAATAGCCCCAGGGCTGTGGAGCAAAGGATTATTCCGGACCTACACCGAGGTATTGACGGTCATTTTTAAATCTCGCAGAACAGAATGGGATACGATGAGATAGAAACAAAGACAGGGGACAGGTTCCCTACTCTTAACGGTCAAAGTGAGCCCCTTTATTCTGAATTCGTTAATTCAAAATGAATCAAATCTCCCCAAGTAGGATTCGAACCTACGACCAATCGGTTAACAGCCGACCGCTCTACCACTGAGCTACTGAGGAACAACGGGAGATTAGATCTCCTAGAGTTCAATTCCCGTTCTCAACCCATGACCAATATGAGCTCGAACCCTCCTTCGTAACTCCCGGAACTTCTTCGTAGTGGCTCCCTTCCATGCCTCATTTCAGAGGGAACCTCAAAGTGGCTCTATTTCATTATATTCCATCCATATCCCAATTCCATTCATTTAATACCCGTTTGGTGTCATTGACATAACAGATGTCGTTTCTAGTCTATCTCTTTCTATTTCTTTTCTATATATGGAAAGTTGAAAAATCATCATATAATAATCCAGAAATTGCAATAGAAAAGAAATAAGGGAGGTTTGTGATGATTTTTCAATCTTTTCTACTAGGTAATCTAGTATCCTTATGCATGAAGATAATCAATTCGGTCGTTGTGGTCGGACTCTATTATGGATTTCTGACCACATTCTCCATAGGGCCCTCTTATCTCTTCCTTCTCCGAGCTCAAGTTATGGAAGAAGGAACTGAGAAGAAGGTATCAGCAACAACTGGTTTTATTACGGGACAGCTCATGATGTTCATATCGATCTATTATGCGCCTCTGCATCTAGCATTGGGTAGACCTCATACAATAACTGTCCTAGCTCTACCATATCTTTTGTTTCATTTCTTCTGCAACAATCACAAACACTTTTTTGATTATGGATCTACTACCAGAAATTCAATGCGTAATTTCAGCATTCAATGTGTATTCTTGAATAATCTCATTTTTCAATTATTCAACCATTTCATTTTACCAAGTTCAATGTTAGCCAGATTAGTCAACATTTATATGTTTCGATGCAACAACAAGACGTTATTTGTAACAAGTAGTTTTGTTGGTTGGTTAATTGGTCACATTTTATTCATGAAATGGCTTGGATTGGTATTAGTCTGGATACGACAAAATAATTCTATTAGATCGAATGTACTTATTCGATCTAATAAGTACCTTGTATCAGAATTGAAAAATTCTATGGCTCGGATCTTTAGTATTTGCTTATTTATTACCTGTGTCTACTATTTAGGCAGAATACCGTCACCCATTCTTACTAAGAAACTGAAAGAAACCTCAAAAACGGAAGAAAGGGTGGAAAGTGAGGAAGAAATTGATACACAAGAGAAATAGAAGAAAAGATAAGAAGAAACGCGGCCACCCCCTATATATTTGATATCTTCTGCTACAAAAAAACTTATAACACCAACCCCATTCGTAATTCCATCAATTACTCGTTTATCAAAAAAATGAGTTAATTGTGTCAATCTTCTTATCGACCCAGTGAAGGATGTTGTATAAAAAGTATCTATATAAGCACGATTATATGACCAATCATATATAACATTTATAATTTTGTCCAAACGACTTCTCTTAGCACCTGTTTTAATAAATGAATTGATTAAGTCGAAATTTTGGAAAGAGGAATAAATGGGTTTATATAAAAAAGATGCTAGAAATATTCCGAAAAAAGCTATACTGACTGAAAAGATTGCATCTTTCAAAAATTCATACCAATCTATTGAACCGTTTGTCTTTTGATGTAAAAGGTTGATAGATGGAGATAACCATTTGGTTAAAATATCTAAATCTGTTCGTTCTTGATTAAAAGGAATTCCTAGAAATCCAATAAACAAAGTAAATAATACTAATACAATTAAAGGAAATACCATAGTATTCTCGGATTCATAAGGATAGGAATAAGACTTTTTATTATCAACATTAACAATAGCAATAGGTCGTCCCTTAGTTTTTTTTCTTACATTCTCATCACTTCGATATGTTTTTTTCGAAAAAAAAGAAAGACTTTGATTATTAGTCATTCGTACTAAATGAAAATTGTTATTAATACTTTTTGAAGACCCTTCTTTACCCCATAAAGATATGGAATATAAAAGGGTGTTTTTATTGGTACAGTAATTTTGAAAATGACTGTTAAAATGCCCTTCAAAAGTAAGTAAATAGATCCGAAACATATAAAATGCGGTTAATGCTGCTGTGGACCAAGCTATTATTGAGAAAATCGGAGAATACAACGAACTATCATTAAGAATTTCATCTTTTGACCAAAAACAAGCAAGAGGGGGAATACCACAAAGAGAAAGTGTACCAAATAAAAAAGAGATCTTGGTAATGGGTACATGTTTTGTTAAACCACCCATAATAACCATATTATGACTTTTATCCGGAGAATATCCAACAATAGTTTCCATGGAATGAATAACGGATCCTGACCCTAAAAATAATAGTGCTTTGGAATAAGCATGAGTAATCAAATGAAATAAAGCACTTCGATAAGACCCCATTCCTAGAGCTACCATCATATAACCCAATTGAGACATTGTCGAATAGGCCAAAGCTCTCTTAATATCTTTTTGAGCAAGAGCTAAACTAGCTCCTAAAAATACTGTTATTATGCCTATCAACGAGATAAAATTCATTATATAAGGTATAACTATGAAAAGAGGAAGAAGGCGAGCTACAAGAAAAATACCCGCTGCTACCATAGTAGCAGCATGTATGAGAGCTGAAATAGGAGTAGGTCCCTCCATAGCATCAGGTAACCATACATGAAGAGGAAATTGTGCGGATTTAGCAACTGCACCGGCAAATAATAGAGCAGCACACAACGTAACAAATGGAAAATTGACTTCATTATTATAAAAAAAGTTATTGAATATTTCGAATAAATCCCGAAATTCAAAACTACCTGTTATCCAATAAAAACCTAAAATTCCTAGTAATAAACCAAAATCCCCTACACGATTAGTTACAAACGCTTTTTGACAAGCATTTGCCGCAAGCGGTCGTGTAAACCAAAACCCTATTAATAGATAGGAACACATTCCAACCAATTCCCAAAAAATATAAATTTCTATCAAATTCGAACTAGTAACTAATCCCAACATAGAAATACTGAAAAAACCCATATAAGCAAAAAACCTCAAATATCCTTGATCGTAAGCCATATAATTATCACTATAAATAAGAACCATAATTACAACAGTAGTGATTAACATTGACATAATAGAAGTAAGTGGATCGATAAAGTATCCAAATTCTAAAGAAAAATCATTATCGAGAGTCCACGACCATACATATTGATAGATAGAACTGCTATTTATTAACTGAATAGACAGATTAGTTGAAAAAATAATGACTATACTTAACAACAAAATACTCGTAAAGGCCCACATACGACGAAGATCTTTTGTTGCTGTCGGAAAAAGAATAAGTCCCATTCCTATTAACATAGGAGCTGGAAGTGGAAGGAAAGGTATGATCCATGCAGATTGATAGGTCTGTTCCATAAAAAAAGTTTTAAAATTCGTGTATTCGTGTAATTAATATTTATTGTATTGTTTCCGATTCACCGGATCTTACCTCTTTTCAAAGGAATCAATAAAAAATTAAGATATATACTAACTTAAATAGAATTTTTTCATTTTTATTTTTTTTTACTTATTTTTTTTTTGGAGTTTATGTTAACTACTTCAAATAGTCAAATCAAGAAGTTACAATTGGTCAAATGAAAGAAAAAGATTTATAATTATTCTCTTTCGAATTGAAAAATTCAAGTAAAATTCGGCGTATTTTCCCTTGTTTGACAAGTTTATAGAAATAAAGTTTTTTTTTATAAACAGAAAGTTGGGTTCTCATCTTAAACCTTTCTTGAAGTATTTTCATTTTATGTCATGTTATGTAATTTTTGATTCTTTCATTTTATTAAGTTCAAGCAATTCCATTTCTATGGCACAACAGATTTTGGAAATATAGATTTGAATCGCGAAGAATATGAAAGAAAAACACCAAGCGATAAAACTATTTTTTTATGGACTGGAAAAACTCATTTGAAAAATAAAGAAAGAATATTCTTATTTTTTATTTTTTTTAGTAATATTTTATACAATTTTTCCATATCGTTCACCTATACCTATTCTTTTTTTTATAAAAAAAATATTTTTTTTTAAAAAGAAAATAAATCTATAATGAATTAGTAAAACGTATATTTATTTTGAACAATAGATGTCTTTCACATCCAGCTATACCAATGAGTAATCTCTTAATTTCAATGGCAGTTCCAAAAAAACGTACTTCTGTATCAAAAAAGCGTATTCGAAAAAATGTTTGGAAAATGAATGGGTATTGTGCATCGTTAAAAGCGTTTTCCTTAGGGAAATCTCTTTCTACCGGGAATTCAAAAAGTTTTTTTGTGCGACAAACAAATAAAATAAATAGTAAAACGTTGAAATAATCTGAATCGGGCTGACTCGAAAAATTGACTGATTTTATTTCAAAAATAAAATTCTTGATTTCCATTCCCTATCGGAGTTAATCAATATAAAATGGAATTCTCGCCGCTTTGAGAATCTAGAATATATAAAAAACTCTTTTACCAAATTCGAAAAAAAAGAATACTTTCTTTTTATTAAAAATTAACAAAAAAACACAAGATACTCGATTTTTTTAGTATATCTTTTCATTTTCAAGGTGGGGAGTATTATCTTCCCCATCAACCTATTTCTTCCAATAATATAAGTTTTTATTTTTTCTATATATTAACTTTCTCTATATCTATAGAAGAGCGAATATCTTTCGTTACTAAAATAAAGGAAACTCAAATTCTAAACCCTTTTGTGTAACTTTCTTACTTTTTTATTTCCTCGAAATTCCTATATAAACCGCCCTAATATCTCTTGTGATGAATCCATTCAAAAATACTTATTGAAATTATTCTGGATAAATAATGTGTCAATTGTGAATGATTCAAAATGGATTTGTTTTTATCAATATTCATTGATAAACTGCATTTTTTGTTTTCGATTTTTGAGAGCAACTAAATTTTGAAATAGTTCATTAAAACAAAAATCTCCCTTAATTGAATTGATAGTAGGATTTTTGAATTTTGCAAGAATTCAAGTTGACGAGAGTATAAAATAAGATGCACGAAATCAAAATGAAGACTCTAAACTAAAATAATGAACCTTCAAATACCTATGTTGAAGAAATTTTTATTCATCAATTTTAATCTTTACTAAAAAATATTGCAACCAATCGAATGTTTAAATCTAGACGATTGCTTAGTCATAGACTATTATGAGTTCAAGATAAGCCGCTATGGTGAAATTGGTAGACACGCTGCTCTTAGGAAGCAGTGCTAGAGCATCTCGGTTCGAGTCCGAGTGGCGGCATGTCATCTCCTAAAAAAAGTAAATAGACCCTATAATGAATCCAACCCTCCATATGGATTTTCTAATTAAAGGACTCCTATAATCTTATGATATTTTCAACCTTAGAGCATATATTAACTCATATTTCTTTTTCGCTCGTTTCAATTGTACTTATAATTCATTTGATAACTTTTTTAGTCGATGAAATCGTAAAATTATATGATTCATCTGAAAAGGGCATGATAATGAATTTGTTATCTATAACAGGATTATTAGTTACTCGTTGGATTTATTCGGAACATTTTCCACTAAGTGATTTATATGAATCATTAATTTTCCTTTCCTGGAGTTTTTCCCTTATTCATATAGTTCCGTATTTCAAAAAAAATAAAAATATTATAAGCACAATAATTGGCCCAAGTGCCATTTTTACCCAAGGCTTTGCTACTTCAGGTCTTTTAACTGAAATACACAAATCCACAGTATTAGTACCAGCTCTTCAATCTGAGTGGTTAATAATGCACGTAAGTACGATGATATTAGGCTACGCTGCCCTTTTATGTGGATCATTATTATCAGTATCACTTATAGTCATTACAGTTAGAAAAAATAAAAAGTTTTTTTCTACGAGTAATCGTTTTTTAAATTTCAATGGCTCCTTTTTCTTTGGTGAAATCGAATACATGAACGAACGAAGTACTATTTTCGAAAATACTTCTCTTTTTAATTATTACAGGTCCCAATTGATTCAACAATTGGATTATTGGAGTTATCGGGTTATTAGTCTAGGATTTATCTTTTTAACCATAGGAATTCTTTCTGGAGCAGTATGGGCTAACGAAGCATGGGGATCTTATTGGAGTTGGGATCCAAAAGAAACTTGGGCTTTTATTACTTGGATCGTATTCGCGATTTATTTACATACTCGAACAAATATAAAATTGCAGGGTACCAATTCAGCAATTGTGGCGTCTATTGGATTTCTTATAATTTGGATATGCTATTTTGGGATAAATCTATTAGGAATAGGACTACATAGTTATGGTTTATTTACATTAACATATAATTGAATTAAACACAATTAATTTTAAGGGGTTATGATGAATAGGAATAGAAAAGTGGACAACACATATCAGATAAAAAAACTTTGTGTGAACAGGTGAGAACCCTGTGAATTTAATAGTGTAGTGATTCACAAGGTTCTCACCTGTTCACATTTATTTTTTTTACTTAACCTAAAAGAAGAAAAAAAAATAATGTTTTTTTCTTCTTTTATTCATCAAAACTATTCATAAAAAGAATTAGATAGAATAACTTCAACCTTTTCAACTGATAGTGAAAGAACAAAATCAGGATACATACCAATACCTAGTACGGGTAAAAAAATAGAGATCAAAATAAATAACTCTCGCGGTCCAGAATCAAAAAAATAATTGGTTGGTACATTAAATATCTTGTATCCATAGAACATCTGGCGTAACATAGATAATAAATAAATAGGAGTTAATATGATTCCAATTGCCATTACAAAAGTAATTAGTAGTTTTGTCATTAAAAAATATTTTGGACTAGTAAGTAGTCCAAAAAATACTATTAATTCGGCAATAAAACCACTCATACCTGGTAATGCAAGGGAGGCCATCGAAAAGCTACTGAACATCGTGAATATTTTTGGCATTGGGATAGCTATTCCACCCATTTCGTCAAGATACACAAGACGTATTCTATCATAAGTAGTTCCGGCCAAGAAAAAGAGTGCAGCACCAATAAATCCATGAGAGATTATTTGTAAAAGGGCTCCGTTGAGCCCCATATCAGTGATAGAACCAATTCCTATAATTATGAAACCCATATGTGATACAGAGGAATAAGCTATTCTTTTTTTTAAATTCCGTTGACCCAGAGATGTTGAAGCTGCATAGATTATTTGCATTGCACCTACTATCATCAACCAAGGAGAAAATATAGAATGAGCATGAGGAAATAATTCCATATTGATTCGAACTAATCCATACGCTCCCATTTTTAATAAGATTCCGGCTAGAAGCATACAAGTACTATAATGTGCTTCTCCATGGGTATCTGGTAACCATGTATGTAGGGGTATGATTGGCAATTTGACAGCAAAAGCAATAAAAAATCCAATATATAATAGTATTTCCAAGCCCACAGGATAGGGCTGATTAGCTAATATTTCAAAATTAAGTGTTGGTTCATTAGAACCATATAAACCGATACCCAGAACTCCCATTAAAAGAAAAACGGAACCACCCGCTGTATACAAAATAAATTTTGTAGCTGAGTACAGACGTTTTTTTCCTCCCCACATGGATACAAGTAGATAAACGGGAATTAATTCTAACTCCCACATCAGGAAAAAAAGTAAAAGGTCCCGAGAAGAAAATAATCCTATTTGCCCACTGTACATTGCTAACATCAGAAAATGAAATAATCGATAATCTCGAGTAATAGGCCGAGCCGCTAAAGTAGCTAAAGTCGTAATGAATCCCGTCAGTAAAATAGGTCCTATAGAAAGTCCATCTATTCCTAATCTCCAATGAAAATCAAAAAAAGCGATCCATTGGAAATCCTCCACTAGTTGGATTAATGGATCATCCAATTGAAAATGATAACAGAATGCATAAGTCGTTAGAAGAAGTTCTAAAATACATATGCATGTAGTATACCAACGGATTAGTCGATTTCCTATATGTGGAAGAAAGAAAATTAATGAACCTGCAGATATTGGCAAAACTACAATTATTGTTAATAAAGGAAAATGATTCGTGGTAAAGACAAGATACATTTGGGCCAGAAAAATCCGTGCTCAAAATCAAATAAAAATATTTTGAGCACGGATTTTGTCGGTAAAAAAAAGATGAATTCAAGGAGAGTTTTATGGAACGTATCAATAAGCTAGACCCATACTACGAGTTGTTTCTTGCAATAAATAAACTCGAACACTCAAGAAATCGGTCGGACAGGCAGATTCACATCGCTTACAACCAACACAGTCTTCGGTCCTTGGAGCAGAAGCGATTTGTTTAGCTTTACATCCGTCCCAGGGTATCATTTCTAATACATCAGTGGGGCACGCTCGAACACATTGAGTACATCCTATACATGTATCATAAATCTTTACT is from Chirita eburnea voucher CEBURN20170516 chloroplast, complete genome and encodes:
- the ndhD gene encoding NADH-plastoquinone oxidoreductase subunit 4, with translation MLAMYSGQIGLFSSRDLLLFFLMWELELIPVYLLVSMWGGKKRLYSATKFILYTAGGSVFLLMGVLGIGLYGSNEPTLNFEILANQPYPVGLEILLYIGFFIAFAVKLPIIPLHTWLPDTHGEAHYSTCMLLAGILLKMGAYGLVRINMELFPHAHSIFSPWLMIVGAMQIIYAASTSLGQRNLKKRIAYSSVSHMGFIIIGIGSITDMGLNGALLQIISHGFIGAALFFLAGTTYDRIRLVYLDEMGGIAIPMPKIFTMFSSFSMASLALPGMSGFIAELIVFFGLLTSPKYFLMTKLLITFVMAIGIILTPIYLLSMLRQMFYGYKIFNVPTNYFFDSGPRELFILISIFLPVLGIGMYPDFVLSLSVEKVEVILSNSFYE
- the ndhF gene encoding NADH-plastoquinone oxidoreductase subunit 5, with the translated sequence MEQTYQSAWIIPFLPLPAPMLIGMGLILFPTATKDLRRMWAFTSILLLSIVIIFSTNLSIQLINSSSIYQYVWSWTLDNDFSLEFGYFIDPLTSIMSMLITTVVIMVLIYSDNYMAYDQGYLRFFAYMGFFSISMLGLVTSSNLIEIYIFWELVGMCSYLLIGFWFTRPLAANACQKAFVTNRVGDFGLLLGILGFYWITGSFEFRDLFEIFNNFFYNNEVNFPFVTLCAALLFAGAVAKSAQFPLHVWLPDAMEGPTPISALIHAATMVAAGIFLVARLLPLFIVIPYIMNFISLIGIITVFLGASLALAQKDIKRALAYSTMSQLGYMMVALGMGSYRSALFHLITHAYSKALLFLGSGSVIHSMETIVGYSPDKSHNMVIMGGLTKHVPITKISFLFGTLSLCGIPPLACFWSKDEILNDSSLYSPIFSIIAWSTAALTAFYMFRIYLLTFEGHFNSHFQNYCTNKNTLLYSISLWGKEGSSKSINNNFHLVRMTNNQSLSFFSKKTYRSDENVRKKTKGRPIAIVNVDNKKSYSYPYESENTMVFPLIVLVLFTLFIGFLGIPFNQERTDLDILTKWLSPSINLLHQKTNGSIDWYEFLKDAIFSVSIAFFGIFLASFLYKPIYSSFQNFDLINSFIKTGAKRSRLDKIINVIYDWSYNRAYIDTFYTTSFTGSIRRLTQLTHFFDKRVIDGITNGVGVISFFVAEDIKYIGGGRVSSYLFFYFSCVSISSSLSTLSSVFEVSFSFLVRMGDGILPK
- the rpl32 gene encoding ribosomal protein L32; this encodes MAVPKKRTSVSKKRIRKNVWKMNGYCASLKAFSLGKSLSTGNSKSFFVRQTNKINSKTLK
- the psaC gene encoding photosystem I subunit VII produces the protein MSHSVKIYDTCIGCTQCVRACPTDVLEMIPWDGCKAKQIASAPRTEDCVGCKRCESACPTDFLSVRVYLLQETTRSMGLAY
- the ycf1 gene encoding hypothetical chloroplast RF19, producing the protein MMIFQSFLLGNLVSLCMKIINSVVVVGLYYGFLTTFSIGPSYLFLLRAQVMEEGTEKKVSATTGFITGQLMMFISIYYAPLHLALGRPHTITVLALPYLLFHFFCNNHKHFFDYGSTTRNSMRNFSIQCVFLNNLIFQLFNHFILPSSMLARLVNIYMFRCNNKTLFVTSSFVGWLIGHILFMKWLGLVLVWIRQNNSIRSNVLIRSNKYLVSELKNSMARIFSICLFITCVYYLGRIPSPILTKKLKETSKTEERVESEEEIDTQEK
- the ccsA gene encoding cytochrome c heme attachment protein; protein product: MIFSTLEHILTHISFSLVSIVLIIHLITFLVDEIVKLYDSSEKGMIMNLLSITGLLVTRWIYSEHFPLSDLYESLIFLSWSFSLIHIVPYFKKNKNIISTIIGPSAIFTQGFATSGLLTEIHKSTVLVPALQSEWLIMHVSTMILGYAALLCGSLLSVSLIVITVRKNKKFFSTSNRFLNFNGSFFFGEIEYMNERSTIFENTSLFNYYRSQLIQQLDYWSYRVISLGFIFLTIGILSGAVWANEAWGSYWSWDPKETWAFITWIVFAIYLHTRTNIKLQGTNSAIVASIGFLIIWICYFGINLLGIGLHSYGLFTLTYN